The following are encoded together in the Anopheles nili chromosome 3, idAnoNiliSN_F5_01, whole genome shotgun sequence genome:
- the LOC128725792 gene encoding uncharacterized protein LOC128725792 yields the protein MWFEILPSFGIITAVLSVPGFALYGLHKLSLDNAYRRNTDERWDRVMYTRDMRLTGNPYKGNGLETIPDK from the exons ATGTGGTTCGAAATCCTGCCATCGTTTGGCATTATTACGGCCGTTTTGTCCGTGCCTGGATTTGCCCTTTATGGCCTGCATAAGCTGTCGCTGGATAAC GCCTACAGACGTAATACAGACGAAAGATGGGACCGTGTGATGTACACCCGAGACATGCGGTTGACCGGAAACCCATACAAAGGCAAT GGACTTGAAACTATTCCGGATAAGTAA